From one Streptomyces sp. N50 genomic stretch:
- a CDS encoding glycoside hydrolase family 127 protein → MPRPRSTALPSSAPAPSEQAGASTGPVRLGPGAKAALAPAAAEVRAGFWSTRREVNTRVSLPQGPGLLESAGNLHNLRLAAGTVEGEFRGAYPFVDTDVYKWLEAASWQLAQHPDPELELEVDRIVTLVAGAQQPDGYLNTWFQLLKGGERYKDLRWGHELYCAGHLIQAAVAHHRATGRPQLLDVARGFADHIDSVFGLPGSGKEIDGIDGHPEVETALVELYRETGERRYLDLAGYFVDRFGHGLLGGEAYCQDRVPLREADTVEGHAVRQLYLLAAAADLATETGDAELLAAAERLWRAMTTTKTHLTGGLGAHHDEEDFGDPYELPNERAYCETCAAIASVQWSWRMALLTGEARYSDLIERTLYNGFLAGVSLDGERWLYVNPLQVRDGHTDPGGDQSARRTRWFRCACCPPNVMRLLASLEHYLASGDEQGLQIHQFTTGRYSYGGMSVRTETDYPWHGTIALTVEDTPDRPWTLSLRVPQWCREFRVRVGELSYDHSDAPVEDGWLRLERTWARGDSVVLELVLEPRLTAADPRVDAVRGCAAIERGPLVYCLEQVDVPGGGLDDIVLDATRPLAVKQRPDLLGGVTTVVAAGYRRRLADDGSWWPYRAPAPGAAPAGDLVELTAIPYYAWANRQDGAMRVWLPTS, encoded by the coding sequence ATGCCCCGCCCACGTTCCACCGCGCTGCCCTCCTCGGCCCCGGCCCCGTCCGAACAGGCGGGCGCGTCCACCGGGCCGGTCCGCCTCGGCCCGGGTGCCAAGGCGGCACTCGCGCCCGCCGCGGCCGAGGTGCGCGCCGGCTTCTGGAGCACCCGCCGCGAGGTGAACACGCGCGTCTCGCTCCCGCAGGGCCCCGGCCTGCTGGAGTCGGCGGGGAATCTGCACAACCTGCGGCTGGCGGCGGGCACGGTCGAGGGCGAGTTCCGGGGCGCGTACCCGTTCGTGGACACGGACGTCTACAAGTGGCTGGAGGCCGCCTCCTGGCAGCTCGCGCAACACCCCGACCCCGAGCTGGAGTTGGAGGTCGACCGGATCGTCACCCTGGTCGCCGGCGCGCAGCAGCCCGACGGCTACCTGAACACCTGGTTCCAGCTGCTCAAGGGCGGCGAGCGGTACAAGGACCTGCGCTGGGGCCACGAGTTGTACTGCGCCGGCCATCTCATCCAGGCGGCCGTCGCCCACCACCGTGCCACCGGCCGGCCCCAACTCCTGGACGTGGCCCGCGGGTTCGCCGACCACATCGACTCCGTGTTCGGCCTGCCCGGCAGCGGCAAGGAGATCGACGGCATCGACGGCCACCCCGAGGTCGAGACCGCCCTGGTGGAGCTGTACCGGGAGACCGGCGAGCGCCGCTACCTCGATCTGGCCGGCTACTTCGTCGACCGGTTCGGCCACGGCCTGCTGGGCGGCGAGGCGTACTGCCAGGACCGGGTGCCGCTGCGTGAGGCGGACACCGTGGAGGGCCACGCCGTACGGCAGTTGTACCTGCTGGCCGCCGCCGCGGACCTGGCGACCGAGACCGGGGACGCCGAACTCCTGGCGGCTGCCGAGCGGTTGTGGCGGGCGATGACCACGACCAAGACCCACCTCACCGGCGGCCTCGGCGCGCACCACGACGAGGAGGACTTCGGCGACCCGTACGAACTCCCCAACGAGCGCGCCTACTGCGAGACCTGCGCCGCCATCGCGTCCGTCCAGTGGAGCTGGCGGATGGCCCTGCTCACCGGCGAGGCCCGCTACTCCGACCTGATCGAACGCACCCTGTACAACGGTTTCCTGGCCGGGGTGTCGCTCGACGGAGAGCGCTGGCTGTACGTCAACCCGCTCCAGGTCCGCGACGGCCACACCGACCCCGGCGGCGACCAGTCGGCCCGCCGCACCCGCTGGTTCCGCTGCGCCTGCTGCCCGCCGAACGTGATGCGGCTGCTGGCCTCGCTGGAGCACTACCTCGCGTCCGGTGACGAACAGGGCCTGCAGATCCACCAGTTCACCACCGGCCGCTACTCCTACGGCGGGATGTCCGTCCGCACCGAGACCGACTACCCCTGGCACGGCACGATCGCCCTCACCGTCGAGGACACCCCCGACCGGCCGTGGACCCTGTCCCTGCGCGTCCCGCAGTGGTGCCGCGAATTCCGGGTGCGCGTCGGGGAGTTGTCGTACGACCACTCGGACGCGCCGGTCGAGGACGGATGGCTGCGCCTCGAGCGGACCTGGGCGCGGGGCGACTCGGTCGTCCTGGAGCTGGTGCTCGAACCCCGGCTGACCGCCGCCGACCCGCGGGTGGACGCCGTGCGCGGCTGTGCGGCGATCGAGCGCGGGCCGCTCGTGTACTGCCTGGAGCAGGTGGACGTCCCCGGCGGCGGTCTGGACGACATCGTCCTCGACGCCACCCGCCCGCTCGCCGTGAAGCAGCGCCCGGATCTGCTCGGCGGGGTCACCACCGTCGTCGCGGCCGGGTACCGCAGGCGCCTTGCGGACGACGGGAGTTGGTGGCCGTACCGGGCCCCCGCACCCGGCGCCGCACCGGCCGGCGACCTGGTCGAGCTCACCGCGATCCCCTACTACGCCTGGGCCAACCGCCAGGACGGCGCCATGCGCGTCTGGCTGCCCACCTCCTGA
- a CDS encoding alkaline phosphatase family protein, protein MAELTRRRLLGSAAGALGGAAAFSVLPPSIQQAVAAGPVKGSLDDIEHVVLLMQENRSFDHYFGTLSGVRGFADPDALRLDSGRSVFYQPDAVNPKGYLLPFHLDTHTSSAQAIPSTSHAWDVQHSAWNHGKMDNWLPAHRTADGVNGPYVMGYYDRRDIPFQFALADAFTICDAYHCSVLGPTWPNRMMWMTGTIDPGGTRGGPVTSNTVPPTPFRWTTYAERLQNAGISWKSYHEEDDAFGCNVLVQFQAFAESEPGSDLYERAVRPMPAGTFEDDARNDRLPAVSWIIPTSLTSEHPDYLPAAGADWVASKIEAVASNPKLWKKTAFILNYDENDGLFDHVVPPTAPAGTADEYVGGLPVGAGFRVPAILISPWTVGGWVATETFDHTSVLQFLERWTGVEEPNISDWRRDTFGDLTSAFRFRDTRTRPPRLPQDTAEQLAKAKEEVATLPAPTLPGADQAFPRQEKGRRPQV, encoded by the coding sequence ATGGCCGAGTTAACGCGCCGTAGACTCCTCGGTTCCGCCGCGGGCGCGCTGGGCGGCGCCGCGGCGTTCTCCGTCCTCCCGCCGAGCATCCAACAGGCCGTCGCGGCCGGGCCGGTGAAGGGTTCGCTCGACGACATCGAGCATGTCGTCCTGCTCATGCAGGAGAACCGGTCGTTCGACCACTACTTCGGCACGCTGTCCGGTGTGCGCGGCTTCGCCGACCCGGACGCGCTCAGGCTCGACTCCGGCAGGTCCGTGTTCTACCAGCCGGACGCGGTGAACCCGAAGGGGTATCTGCTCCCCTTCCACCTCGACACCCACACCTCCAGCGCGCAGGCCATCCCGTCCACCAGCCACGCCTGGGACGTGCAGCACTCCGCCTGGAACCACGGCAAGATGGACAACTGGCTGCCGGCCCACCGCACCGCCGACGGCGTCAACGGCCCCTATGTGATGGGCTATTACGACCGGCGGGACATCCCCTTCCAGTTCGCCCTCGCCGACGCCTTCACCATCTGCGACGCCTACCACTGCTCGGTGCTGGGCCCGACCTGGCCCAACCGGATGATGTGGATGACGGGCACCATCGACCCGGGCGGTACGCGGGGCGGTCCCGTCACCAGCAACACGGTGCCGCCGACGCCGTTCCGCTGGACGACCTACGCGGAGCGCCTCCAGAACGCCGGCATCAGCTGGAAGTCGTACCACGAGGAGGACGACGCGTTCGGCTGCAACGTCCTGGTGCAGTTCCAGGCGTTCGCGGAGTCCGAGCCGGGCTCGGACCTGTACGAGCGCGCCGTACGCCCCATGCCCGCGGGCACGTTCGAGGACGACGCCCGCAACGACCGTCTCCCCGCGGTGTCCTGGATCATCCCGACGAGCCTGACCTCCGAGCACCCGGACTATCTCCCGGCGGCCGGCGCGGACTGGGTCGCGTCGAAGATCGAAGCGGTCGCCTCGAACCCGAAGTTGTGGAAGAAGACGGCCTTCATCCTCAACTACGACGAGAACGACGGCCTGTTCGATCACGTCGTGCCGCCGACCGCGCCCGCGGGCACGGCGGACGAGTACGTCGGCGGGCTGCCGGTCGGTGCCGGGTTCCGTGTCCCGGCGATTCTCATCTCGCCCTGGACGGTGGGGGGTTGGGTGGCCACGGAGACCTTCGACCACACCTCGGTCCTCCAGTTCCTGGAGCGCTGGACCGGGGTGGAGGAGCCGAACATCAGCGACTGGCGCCGGGACACCTTCGGCGACCTCACCTCCGCGTTCCGCTTCCGCGACACCCGCACGCGCCCACCGAGGCTGCCGCAGGACACGGCGGAACAGCTGGCGAAGGCGAAGGAGGAGGTGGCGACGCTGCCGGCCCCGACCCTGCCCGGCGCGGACCAGGCCTTCCCCCGGCAGGAGAAGGGACGTAGGCCGCAGGTGTGA
- a CDS encoding thiamine pyrophosphate-binding protein: protein MTQVATDVAHRTLEQLAAHGFDFATGVPCSLLNGLFRHLESPHTTSELGLTYVPAPREDTAVGIAVGARLGGRTPFVLMQNSGLGYSLNSFTSLTQIYGINPLVLMSWRGFDDTDAVEHDIIGRELLRVLGAVGIGHVVLDPEDPARAIDTAVDLHDDGHRAVAVLITSGV from the coding sequence ATGACCCAGGTGGCGACGGACGTCGCGCACCGCACCTTGGAACAACTCGCCGCGCACGGCTTCGACTTCGCCACAGGAGTGCCCTGCTCCCTCCTGAACGGCCTGTTCCGGCATCTCGAATCACCCCACACCACAAGCGAGTTGGGCCTGACCTACGTCCCCGCACCGCGTGAGGACACCGCCGTCGGCATCGCGGTCGGCGCCCGGCTCGGCGGCCGCACCCCGTTCGTCCTGATGCAGAACTCCGGGCTCGGCTACAGCCTGAACTCCTTCACCTCGCTCACCCAGATCTACGGCATCAACCCACTGGTGCTGATGAGTTGGCGCGGCTTCGACGACACGGACGCCGTCGAGCACGACATCATCGGCCGCGAACTGCTCCGCGTCCTGGGCGCCGTAGGAATCGGGCATGTGGTCCTGGACCCGGAGGACCCCGCCCGGGCGATCGACACCGCGGTGGACCTCCACGACGACGGACACCGCGCGGTGGCCGTCCTGATCACCTCGGGGGTCTGA
- a CDS encoding LacI family DNA-binding transcriptional regulator, whose product MTAVPSLPPTGRAKLADVAKLAGVSVGTASKALNGSGNMRPETRQRVLDAVEELDFRPNQQAQSLHTGRSWTVGLMTTDGIGRFSTPVLLGAEDALGAGKISVLLCDTRGDAIREQHHLRNLMDRRVDGIIVTGRRTDPRPPLNGIEPIPTVYALSPSTDPDDISVVSDDRSGAKLAIEHLLGTGRGRIAHITGPAHHAAARDRAHHTLELLKHAAMELATGRVHFGEWSEAWGRRAAEAVLRTAPDTDAFFCGNDQIARGVADALRENGLDVPGRVSIVGYDNWDVMALASRPPLTTIDTDLSEIGRQAALLLLDAINSEPAPGLHSVPCRLVVREST is encoded by the coding sequence GTGACCGCCGTTCCAAGTCTTCCGCCCACCGGGCGGGCGAAGCTGGCCGACGTGGCCAAGCTGGCCGGTGTCAGTGTCGGGACGGCCTCGAAGGCGCTGAACGGCAGTGGGAACATGCGCCCGGAGACCCGCCAGCGGGTTCTGGACGCCGTCGAAGAGCTCGACTTCCGCCCCAATCAGCAGGCGCAGAGCCTGCACACCGGCCGCAGCTGGACGGTCGGGCTGATGACGACGGACGGTATAGGCCGCTTCAGCACGCCCGTCCTCCTCGGCGCCGAGGACGCGCTCGGCGCCGGAAAGATCTCCGTGCTGCTGTGCGACACCCGCGGCGACGCCATCCGCGAGCAGCACCACCTGCGCAACCTCATGGACCGCCGGGTGGACGGCATCATCGTGACCGGCCGCAGGACGGACCCGCGTCCGCCGCTGAACGGCATCGAACCGATCCCGACGGTCTACGCGCTCTCGCCGTCCACCGACCCGGACGACATCTCCGTCGTGTCCGACGACCGGAGCGGAGCCAAGCTGGCCATCGAGCATCTGCTGGGCACCGGCCGCGGCCGGATCGCGCACATCACAGGCCCGGCCCACCACGCGGCCGCCCGCGACCGCGCCCACCACACCCTCGAACTCCTCAAGCACGCCGCCATGGAACTCGCCACCGGCCGGGTCCACTTCGGGGAGTGGAGCGAGGCATGGGGCCGCAGAGCGGCCGAAGCGGTGCTGCGTACGGCACCGGACACGGACGCCTTCTTCTGCGGCAACGACCAGATCGCCAGAGGCGTCGCCGACGCGCTGCGCGAGAACGGCCTGGACGTGCCCGGCCGGGTGTCGATCGTGGGCTACGACAACTGGGACGTCATGGCCCTGGCCTCCCGACCGCCCCTCACCACGATCGACACGGACCTCTCCGAGATCGGCCGACAGGCCGCCCTCCTGCTCCTGGACGCCATCAACTCCGAGCCGGCGCCCGGCCTGCACAGCGTTCCCTGCCGGCTGGTGGTGCGCGAATCCACCTGA
- a CDS encoding thiamine pyrophosphate-dependent enzyme, with protein MRYEDMFRSVLTAFPTAAVISTCGHISRDLFNHRDREGNFYLVGSMGMAAPVGVGVALADPGRPVVVLDGDGSLAMNTGGMLSVGATGARLLHVVLDNGVHGSTGGQRTVPFEDPVSAALAFGYRRALSVDTPDIDWASVDAFPAFVHAKVRPRSEPVGRRVAHTPHELRERFTRFLAVK; from the coding sequence ATGCGGTACGAGGACATGTTCCGCTCGGTGCTGACGGCGTTCCCCACCGCCGCGGTGATCTCGACCTGCGGGCACATCTCGCGCGACCTGTTCAACCACCGGGACCGCGAGGGGAATTTCTATCTCGTCGGCTCCATGGGGATGGCCGCTCCCGTCGGAGTCGGCGTCGCCCTGGCCGATCCCGGCCGGCCGGTCGTCGTGCTCGACGGTGACGGCTCGCTGGCGATGAACACCGGCGGCATGCTGAGCGTCGGAGCGACCGGCGCACGGCTGCTCCACGTCGTACTCGACAACGGTGTGCACGGCAGCACCGGCGGCCAGCGCACGGTGCCGTTCGAGGATCCCGTCTCGGCCGCACTGGCCTTCGGCTATCGCCGGGCCCTGTCCGTGGACACACCGGACATCGACTGGGCGTCGGTCGACGCCTTCCCCGCCTTCGTGCACGCGAAGGTCCGGCCACGCAGCGAGCCCGTCGGCCGCCGCGTCGCACACACCCCCCACGAGCTGCGCGAGCGCTTCACCCGCTTTCTCGCGGTCAAGTAG
- a CDS encoding extracellular solute-binding protein gives MRNTRRTLLTAIAAVGALTSVAACGGGSDSSASGSGKAGGTYNFWDPYPQFDASSAWGKLVTKCGTAAGVKVKRTSMDTTDLGNKALLAAQQGNAPDVMLVDNPVVSTLVEAGILNRTSDLGLDTSSIQKNILGAGVIDNASYGVPIGANTLALYYNKKILTAAHVDPASVKDWASLTAALKKVKSAGKKGITFSAINTEEGSFQFLPWFWGAGGDLTKLNSPEGTAALTLWKQWVDGGYAPKDVLQNTQTTSWQEFATGDYAFSENGTWQLGNADKAGFPYGVINIPGQNGGSAPVPTGGEFVTVPVQKDTSRYDVSKKIVTCLTNSANLLTTDTTLTYVAPTAQVQAQQVKQNPELKPWVGAVAAARGRTSGGLGTKYPTISQPLWTAVQNALSGGKSPQAALDAAQTAAGKG, from the coding sequence GTGAGAAACACCCGCCGCACCCTCCTCACCGCCATAGCCGCCGTCGGCGCGCTCACCTCTGTCGCCGCCTGCGGCGGGGGTTCCGACTCCTCCGCGTCCGGTTCCGGGAAGGCCGGCGGGACGTACAACTTCTGGGACCCTTACCCGCAGTTCGACGCCTCCTCGGCGTGGGGCAAGCTCGTCACCAAGTGCGGCACCGCCGCCGGGGTCAAGGTCAAGCGCACCAGCATGGACACCACGGACCTGGGCAACAAGGCGCTGCTCGCCGCCCAGCAGGGCAACGCGCCGGACGTGATGCTGGTGGACAACCCGGTCGTCTCCACGCTGGTGGAGGCGGGAATCCTCAACAGGACCAGCGACCTCGGCCTCGACACGTCGTCGATCCAGAAGAACATCCTCGGCGCGGGCGTCATCGACAACGCCTCCTACGGGGTGCCGATCGGCGCCAACACCCTCGCGCTCTACTACAACAAGAAAATCCTGACCGCGGCCCACGTCGACCCGGCGTCCGTCAAGGACTGGGCCTCCCTCACGGCGGCGCTGAAGAAGGTCAAGTCCGCGGGCAAGAAGGGCATCACGTTCTCCGCGATCAACACGGAGGAGGGCAGTTTCCAGTTCCTGCCCTGGTTCTGGGGCGCGGGCGGCGATCTCACCAAGCTCAACTCCCCCGAGGGAACAGCCGCGTTGACGCTGTGGAAGCAGTGGGTCGACGGCGGATACGCGCCGAAGGACGTCCTGCAGAACACCCAGACCACCAGCTGGCAGGAGTTCGCCACCGGCGACTACGCGTTCAGCGAGAACGGCACCTGGCAGCTCGGCAACGCCGACAAGGCAGGCTTCCCGTACGGCGTCATCAACATCCCCGGGCAGAACGGCGGTTCGGCGCCGGTGCCGACCGGCGGCGAGTTCGTCACCGTGCCGGTGCAGAAGGACACCTCCCGCTACGACGTCAGCAAGAAGATCGTCACCTGTCTGACGAACTCCGCGAACCTGCTGACCACCGACACGACCCTCACCTACGTGGCGCCCACCGCCCAGGTGCAGGCCCAACAGGTGAAGCAGAACCCGGAGTTGAAGCCATGGGTCGGAGCGGTGGCCGCGGCGCGCGGCCGCACCAGCGGCGGTCTGGGCACCAAGTACCCGACGATCTCCCAGCCGTTGTGGACCGCCGTGCAGAACGCCCTGTCGGGCGGCAAGAGCCCGCAGGCGGCCCTCGACGCCGCCCAGACGGCCGCGGGCAAGGGCTGA
- the asnB gene encoding asparagine synthase (glutamine-hydrolyzing) has product MCGVAGVFQTDGRNFEQTEQLKMMTDCLVHRGPDESGLHIDGPIGLGFQRLSVIDVPHGHQPMTDEDSGVALVFNGEIYNYRELRARLEGLGHRFRTTSDTESILRGYLQWGERVVDELVGMFAFAIHDPRSGTLTLARDRLGIKPLYWAQVGSQFLFGSEMKSILAHPDFRRVPSLDGISSYLTFRQPVWGVSYFDGIEKVLPGHVLTVRAGGLKVRQYWSLPVPDIDGTTSEADWLDRADHLLEQSIRRCMVSEVPLGAYLSGGLDSSLIVAMMARMSDRPIKTFSVGYGDGAYDEGRFAEAVAREVGAEHQHLVVGHEDYRKGLVPLIRHRDAPLSIPQEIAVLELSRLMKNDVTVALSGDGADELFGGYGRVMRSPLDWKKISALRKILPADAVDRIVSARGPSQTSVLANLDVRSHLEHFYRVYNWVPFEEKNQLFTAESRAVLNGDRAARNPFETSFGRTRRGNPYDSVLHAFQHLHIGAILDKVDTIGMAASLEGRVPFVDAELIETFVRMPVKYKMRWNSRWSQFRSLATPAFAASESLDTTKTLLRKLAERYLPRELTQRKKMGFPTPLDDWMRAGMLDEAKDILLDPVATRRGMFDPRRMEKFLSNPQNLDHDFYGKKVWMYMNVELWLQNVVDA; this is encoded by the coding sequence ATGTGTGGTGTGGCGGGCGTTTTCCAGACCGACGGACGGAATTTCGAGCAGACCGAGCAGCTCAAAATGATGACGGACTGCCTGGTCCATCGCGGGCCCGACGAGAGCGGTCTGCACATCGACGGACCGATCGGGTTGGGTTTCCAGCGGCTCAGCGTCATCGATGTGCCGCACGGACACCAGCCGATGACGGACGAGGACAGCGGTGTGGCCCTCGTCTTCAACGGCGAGATCTACAACTACCGTGAACTGCGCGCCCGGTTGGAAGGACTTGGCCACCGGTTCAGGACGACGAGCGACACCGAGTCCATCCTGCGGGGATACCTGCAATGGGGCGAGCGGGTGGTGGACGAACTCGTGGGAATGTTCGCCTTCGCGATCCATGATCCGCGCTCCGGAACACTGACTCTCGCGCGGGACCGGCTGGGTATCAAGCCGCTCTACTGGGCGCAGGTCGGCTCGCAGTTCCTGTTCGGCTCGGAGATGAAGTCCATCTTGGCGCATCCCGATTTCCGCCGCGTGCCCAGCCTGGACGGTATATCGAGCTATCTGACCTTCCGTCAGCCCGTCTGGGGGGTCAGCTATTTCGACGGCATCGAAAAGGTCCTGCCCGGCCATGTGCTCACCGTGCGGGCCGGCGGGCTCAAGGTCCGTCAGTACTGGAGCCTCCCGGTCCCGGACATCGACGGGACCACGTCGGAGGCGGACTGGCTCGACCGCGCCGACCACCTGCTGGAGCAGTCGATCCGCCGGTGCATGGTGTCCGAAGTGCCCCTGGGCGCCTACCTCAGCGGCGGTCTCGACTCCAGCCTGATCGTGGCCATGATGGCGAGGATGAGCGACCGGCCGATCAAGACCTTCTCGGTGGGCTACGGCGACGGCGCCTACGACGAGGGCAGGTTCGCCGAGGCCGTCGCCAGGGAGGTCGGCGCCGAGCATCAGCATCTCGTCGTCGGTCACGAGGACTACCGCAAGGGTCTGGTGCCGCTCATCCGGCACCGGGACGCACCGCTGAGCATTCCTCAGGAGATCGCCGTCCTGGAGCTGTCCAGGCTCATGAAAAACGACGTCACCGTGGCCCTTTCCGGTGACGGCGCGGACGAACTGTTCGGCGGTTACGGACGCGTCATGCGATCGCCGCTGGACTGGAAGAAGATCAGCGCCCTGCGGAAGATACTTCCCGCGGACGCGGTCGACCGGATCGTGTCCGCGCGCGGTCCGAGTCAGACCTCCGTGCTGGCCAATCTCGATGTACGGAGCCATCTCGAGCATTTCTACCGCGTCTACAACTGGGTGCCGTTCGAGGAGAAGAACCAGCTCTTCACGGCCGAGTCCCGTGCCGTTCTCAACGGCGACCGGGCCGCCCGGAATCCGTTCGAGACGTCCTTCGGCCGCACCCGGCGGGGCAACCCCTACGACTCGGTGCTGCACGCCTTCCAGCATCTGCACATCGGCGCGATTCTCGACAAGGTCGACACCATCGGCATGGCGGCCAGCCTCGAAGGGCGCGTTCCCTTCGTGGACGCGGAACTGATCGAGACGTTCGTCCGGATGCCGGTCAAGTACAAGATGCGCTGGAACAGCCGCTGGTCCCAGTTCCGGTCCCTCGCCACACCCGCCTTCGCCGCCTCCGAGAGCCTGGACACGACGAAGACCCTGCTGCGGAAACTCGCCGAGCGCTATCTGCCCCGCGAACTGACCCAGCGCAAGAAGATGGGTTTTCCCACGCCCCTGGACGACTGGATGCGGGCGGGAATGCTCGACGAGGCCAAGGACATCCTCCTCGACCCGGTCGCGACCCGGCGCGGGATGTTCGACCCGCGCCGCATGGAGAAGTTCCTGTCGAATCCACAGAACCTGGATCACGACTTCTACGGAAAGAAGGTCTGGATGTACATGAACGTCGAACTCTGGCTGCAGAACGTGGTGGACGCATGA
- a CDS encoding NTP transferase domain-containing protein, with translation MTYRRAILLCAGRGTRARGITEGQPKCLIRIGGETLISRVLNQLGQNGVTDVHVIVGHEAEQIAREVGTRATLHYYPDFESTNNLWTLATHAGLLRGQDCAVLFGDVVVSDQAMADLWDELAGIHLLVDLSTRLTGTMRVRRAADGSVDMGNHISPADADGNYVGFLSATGAAAGLLADAVVAEMAAGRGTDAYFTSVMADVSTAVPVSFVDAKTDEWAEIDDEDDYLLAKERFE, from the coding sequence ATGACGTATCGTCGTGCAATCCTGCTCTGCGCCGGCCGGGGTACCCGGGCCCGGGGCATAACCGAAGGGCAGCCGAAGTGTCTGATCCGGATCGGCGGCGAGACACTGATATCCCGGGTACTGAATCAACTCGGCCAGAACGGCGTGACCGACGTTCATGTCATAGTCGGCCATGAAGCCGAACAGATCGCCCGGGAAGTCGGTACCCGTGCGACTCTGCATTACTACCCGGACTTCGAAAGCACCAATAACCTCTGGACGCTGGCGACCCACGCCGGCCTGCTCCGTGGCCAGGACTGTGCTGTGCTCTTCGGTGACGTCGTCGTGTCCGACCAGGCCATGGCGGACCTGTGGGACGAGCTGGCCGGAATCCATCTGCTGGTCGACCTCTCCACAAGGCTGACCGGCACCATGCGGGTGCGCCGCGCTGCCGACGGAAGTGTGGACATGGGAAACCACATCTCCCCGGCCGACGCGGACGGCAACTATGTGGGATTCCTGAGCGCGACCGGTGCGGCGGCCGGCCTGCTCGCCGATGCCGTCGTCGCGGAAATGGCCGCCGGCCGTGGCACGGACGCCTATTTCACCTCCGTCATGGCCGATGTCAGTACGGCCGTACCGGTCTCTTTCGTGGATGCCAAGACCGACGAATGGGCCGAGATCGACGACGAGGACGACTATCTGCTCGCGAAGGAACGGTTCGAGTAG
- a CDS encoding CDP-alcohol phosphatidyltransferase family protein, with product MTQQNTQAKPAEPTKPTEATEPAGPAGQADPTILSLWADWANLCTIAGVVSGLLGICFAAQGRLQLSAAMGVIAVILDCFDGPIARSTKNRPAHMSALGLQLDSLADAVCSGVGPAVLVLAVGNWNSLLLVPAALIVVAGVTRLAYFNVYGLSGGKFSGMPIFYNPVVVALVLIALWALAPGAAVGGAAVAGFAVAILNVAPFTVPKLRGRYLKGFLVLCFALTAVLSVYAAQGIGS from the coding sequence ATGACCCAGCAGAACACCCAGGCGAAACCGGCCGAACCGACCAAGCCCACTGAAGCAACCGAACCCGCCGGACCAGCCGGCCAAGCGGACCCGACGATCCTCTCCTTATGGGCGGACTGGGCGAACCTCTGCACGATCGCGGGAGTGGTGAGCGGACTCCTCGGCATCTGCTTCGCCGCACAGGGCCGACTCCAGTTGTCCGCCGCGATGGGGGTGATCGCGGTCATCCTGGACTGCTTCGACGGACCCATCGCCCGCAGCACCAAGAACCGGCCGGCTCACATGTCCGCCCTGGGACTCCAGTTGGACTCGCTGGCGGACGCCGTCTGCAGCGGAGTCGGACCGGCGGTCCTCGTCCTCGCGGTGGGGAACTGGAATTCCCTCCTGCTGGTCCCGGCCGCCCTGATAGTCGTCGCCGGTGTCACCCGGCTCGCCTATTTCAACGTCTACGGACTCTCCGGCGGGAAATTCTCGGGGATGCCGATCTTCTACAACCCGGTGGTCGTGGCCCTTGTGCTGATCGCCCTGTGGGCCCTGGCACCGGGCGCGGCGGTAGGGGGAGCCGCGGTGGCGGGATTCGCGGTCGCGATCCTGAACGTCGCGCCTTTCACCGTACCCAAACTCCGAGGGCGCTATCTCAAGGGATTCCTGGTCCTCTGCTTCGCGCTGACCGCCGTCCTGTCCGTCTACGCCGCCCAAGGGATCGGGTCATGA